In the Clostridium cellulovorans 743B genome, TTCTTCTTCTGTAGAAGCTGTTTTAAATTCAATAACTGAAATATCTAGTTCTAATATTCAAGCGGCAGATGCGACACAAGATATATCTCATAAAGTTCTTTCCGTTTCAAATAGAGCTTCTGATGTTCTAAAACAAACTGAAGAAGTAAAACAAAGTTCTGAAAGACTTGTTGAAATGTCAAAGAAATTCAAAATTTAAATATTCATCTTTAGGATCGAATTCAGTTAAAATACTAAACATTTTTGGAAACGAATCCATTATTTGAAGTCATTTAACTTTAAAACAAATAACACTCTTAAAGTATATTATTTGTTTCTATACTAATAAATACTGATAACAATATAGGTATATATTTAAAATATTCTTAACTAAATATAAAAGGAGTTTGATAATATGCAAACTCCTTTTATATTTATAGAAATTATCCTGTTATATGCTTAAAACTTCTATGTTTTTTTCTTTATATTTAGTAATTTTTTTTCATTAATAACCACTGCTAAAAGAGTCCAACCTGGAATATATGAAGTCCAAATTACATTTGCAATAGACATTCTATAGTCTCCAGAAAACAAAGGATGAAATCTTGATAAGGCAACAGCCATGTCACAAATAAACATTAAAATTCCTGAAAAACCAATTAACAAAGATGCTTTGGTGCTATAATATCTATTAAAAATAGTAACTATAGATAACCAAGTCATTAAACATAGTACTATTCCAAATATCAAGGCACCGATAAACATAAGCCCACTGATGTATGGGCTAAGTAATATTACTGAATAAACAAAAACAATTATTAATGGTATTGCAACGATGATTTCTAATTTTGTAATCTTTAATTTTTTTCTATATACACTAATTAAACATAAATATGCAAAGAGAAAACCCATGGCTCCTAAAGGCTCAATAACTTTTGTTGTATAAACAAATGTGTCACATAAGACTAAAAAGAAATCTGCAATCACGACAAAAAAGAAGGAAAGAGCCATAATTTTTTGTTCTTTATATTGTTTTTCTACTATAATCGAGGATAAAAATAAAGTTACAATTATTGTGTATTTCAGATATATAATGATATCTTCTTTTGGGTAAGTCCTATCTAAAAAAAGTATTAACCCCGTCAATAAGATATATATTACTAATAATACCCTTTGCGTATTATTCACTCTAAATCACATCCTTATAACTTCTATTCCTTATATTATATAGACTTTTGCAAAAAAATTAACATTAACCATTTAAAAAAGAGTTTACTATCTTAGGAATATCTTCAATAGAACCTTGCTTTTCTACGGCACCAATGTTATATGCAACCTTCGGCATTCCATAAACCACTGAAGTTTTTTCGTCCTGCCCTATTGTTTTTGCCCCACTTTTTCTCATAGCAAGCAATCCTTTGGCTCCATCATTGCCCATACCAGTGAGTATAATACCTATTGTATTTTTAGGTGAAAGCTTAGCACAAGATTCAAAAAGTATATCCACAGAAGGACAATGGCCACTTACTTTTTCTCCTTTATAACATTCTGCATAATAGCCTTCCTTTTGTTTTTTTACTACCATATGCGTATCTCCTGGCGCTATTAATACCAGACCCTCATATAAAGTATCTCCATTTTTAGCTTCTCTGACCTCTAAGTTGCAAAAATTATTTAATCTTTCAGCAAAAGACTTTGTAAACACCGGTGGCATATGCTGTACAATAACAATAGGTGGCAT is a window encoding:
- a CDS encoding lysoplasmalogenase family protein — its product is MNNTQRVLLVIYILLTGLILFLDRTYPKEDIIIYLKYTIIVTLFLSSIIVEKQYKEQKIMALSFFFVVIADFFLVLCDTFVYTTKVIEPLGAMGFLFAYLCLISVYRKKLKITKLEIIVAIPLIIVFVYSVILLSPYISGLMFIGALIFGIVLCLMTWLSIVTIFNRYYSTKASLLIGFSGILMFICDMAVALSRFHPLFSGDYRMSIANVIWTSYIPGWTLLAVVINEKKLLNIKKKT